AGGCCAGCTGTCCTCAGAGGGAACGCCCAGAACCTGCCCGAGATATTATCGTTATTAtgattattgttgttgtcaATATCAACTAAATGAGTGTAAACACCAACCCAACAACTGTAAACATCAACAAACTAACTGAAAGACCCACGTAACAGCTGTACACATCCTACTGTCTGAGCATATATTATGTAAACTTCAgtaaacatcaacaaaacaccaaaaacaccaCCGAACTACTATCAACATCAACAAAATGAGTGGAAACACAAATGAAACCAACAAGACAACtgtaaacatcaacaaaacaaaaataacaccaacAAAACAATTCTAAACACTGAGAATGACACAGTAAACAAccgtaaacaacaacaaaatggtaGTAATGCCAACAAAACAACTCTAAACACTAAGAAAGAGAGTAAAcaattgtaaaaaaacaaacaaaaacaacctgtaaacaTGAGCAAATTGACAGtaaacgacacccggttacgccaatcggaggtcaccaaaattagcgtggcatcggtgtgtactttcgccaaaaccatgtcggactccgtagttttctctggacccttgcctgatctgaccagcgatgacatgtttagccgcatgtcgtcgtttcgccgctggttgtctatgtggtgtccatcaaacgacgtgggctttattgataattggagctctttttggggaaaacctggtctgattaggagagacggcatccatcccactttggctggtgcagctctcatttctaggaatatggctgattttattagtactcctaaagcatgacaacccagagttaagaccaggatgcagagctgtagtcttacacacctctctgcagtttcctcacagctgtcaccctccagtaattcagttaattcagttaattttattgagactgtgtctgtcccccgaccaccaaaattcaataaattaatcaaatcaaaaatatacaaaagaaatagtaaccacaaaaatttaataaaaattaataccactatttcaacagagcaaagagacaggaaaattaaatgtggtctgttaaatattagatctctcttgtctaaatctctgctagtaaatgagttgataactgatcaccagattgatttgttctgtttgactgaaacctggttgcagcaggaagaatttgttagcctaaacgaatcaactccccctagtcatattaactgtcatattcctggaatcacaggccgaggaggaggagtagcagcaatctaccattccagtttaaaattgaaccagaggcctaaacctgattacagctcatttgaaaatctcactcttagtctctctcatccaaatttgaaagctcagaaaccagttttatttgttgttatatatcgtcctcctgctccttattctgagtttttatctcaattctcagactttttatctgaattagtgctcagttcagacaaagttattattgtgggtgactttaacattcatgttgacgtagacagtgacagccttacaacagcttttaattcattattagactcaattgggttttctcaacatgtaaataaaccaactcatagttttaatcacactcttgaccttgtcctgacttatggcttagaaattgaagagttaacagtatttccccagaaccctcttctttctgaccattttatgataacatttcaatttaaagtaaaggattgtttagcagctgagaacaaatatcattacagtaggtgtttgtctgacaattcagtatctaaatttaaggaaataataccctcactgtttacttcagcaacatttactgataaatcagaaggcaaatattattattttacccccacagaagtggattattatgttaataatgcttcagcctcactgcgtacaactcttgatagtgttgcacctgtaaaaagaaagttctatctcagagaagacttgctccttggtataattccagctgcggactttaaagcaggcatcccgaaagctggaaagaaagtggtattccactaattcagaggaagtgtatgtggcttggaaaaatagtctagtaatctataaaaaagctcttcataatgccaggacaacttattattcatctttaatagatgagaacaagaacaaccctaggtttctctttagcactgtagccaggctgacaaagagtcagagctctgttgaaccttgtattcctttagttttaaccagtaacgacttcatgagcttctttacgcataaaatagttctgattagagataaaattaatctggcccttcctacaaatgtcacagatgcttttgaattggctgttagacctgatgaatctttagaattcttcactcctatatgtctctctgaactaatttcaacagtttctacatccaaaccatcaacatgtcttttagatcctatcccaactagactcttcaaggagattttacctttaattaattcttcaatgttagatctgattaatctctctctagtaacaggctatgtaccacaggcttttaaggttgctgtcatcaaacctttgcttaaaaagcccactttagatccagatgtgttagctaactatagaccgatatccaacctaccatttctctctaaaattctggaaagaacagttgcaaatcaattgtgtgaacacctacaaaggaataatttgtttgaaatgtttcagtcaggcttcagagtgcatcatagcacagaaacagctctagtgaaagttactaatgaccttctcatagcatcagataatggactagtctctatacttgttttgttagatcttagtgcagcgtttgacacaatcgaccacaacattttattacagcgtctagaatattcaattggcattaaagggacagcactggattggtttaaatcctacttatcagataggttccagtttgtgcatgtcaacaataactcttctgagcagactaaagttaatcacggagttcctcagggttctgtcttaggaccgatacttttcacattatacatgcttcctttaggcaatattattaggaagcattgtattaacttccattgttatgcagatgacacacaattgtatttatctatgaagccagatgaaactgatcagttagctagactgcaagattgtcttaaggacattaaaacctggatgacttttaacttcctactgctaaattcagacaaaactgaagtcattgtatttggccccaaacatcttagaaactcgctttcaaagcaaatagttactctggatggcatcacattggcctccagtactactgtgaggaatcttggagttatttttgaccaggacatgtcctttaactcacacataaagcaagtctgtaggacttccttttttcacctgcgtaatattgtaaaaatcaggaacattctgtctcagagtgatgcagaaaaattagttcatgcttttgttacttccaggcttgactattgcaattccttattatcgggttgtccaaatagctctctcaaacatctacagttgatccaaaacgctgctgcgagagtactgacaggagttagcaaaagagatcatatttcccctgtacttgcctctcttcactggcttcctgttaaatccagaatagaatttaaaatccttcttctgacatataaagctcttaataaccaatctccatcatatcttaaagatctgatagtaccttattatcctagtagaactcttcgctctcaaactgcaggcttacttgttgttcctagaatttctaaaagtagaatgggaggcagagccttcagttatcaggcgcctctcctgtggaacctgctcccagtttgggttcgggaggcagataccctctctatttttaagaccaggcttaaagcgttcctttttgacaaatcttatagttggggctgactgggtgacccacagaggttcggcttgtgtcttcattgtacagctgaccccctcttggacgtcccttcgttctgcccctagtcatgctgctataggcctaggctgctgggggacttttcttgacgcactgagcccttctctatctacctttacatttaatatgtataccgttattgcagtacattcactctgtttccccctgtgctatttctccgagtgtccctggtcccagagctggatgcttcagatctgcggtcgatgttccaccagctgatccagtctccatcatgtccactgtgggatgctgctactgaccttccaccagccctctgcttccaattccctttttccacgagtcaactctgcatcgccttcaatatactgttatgctaacttacatactgtttgaattttactgctagctatataaggagtatgtttaatgtcagagccgtacatcataagagtaaactatgagtcagttttcaatgttagcttatactttgtctgtgtcacatatcctgtcatgcatgtattcaaatgtgtgttgtgttttccttgctttctcacccctccctcttctcccatccctcccccttgccctcttctgtccttctcaacccgcccggccagcaggcagatgggtcccccctatatagagccgggttctgctcgaggtttcttccctgttaaaagggtgtttttccttgccactgtctcctttgggctgctctgggggtcaggcatatgggttctgtaaagcgtcttgagacgatttgactgtaattgacgctatataaataaaattgaattgaattgaattgaaaacacCAACATAAATGACAGTAGCACCAACAAACTACTGTAAACACCAACTAAACAACTAcacacataaacataaacaactgtaaacatcaacaaacacacagtaaacaaacacattCCACCTCTAAACAAACATCCAGAACGTTCTCTAACTCACTGTCCAGAtcttctgcagctgctccaACTCGTCCGACGTTCCCGGGAACGCCGGCGCCCCCTGCAGCATCTCTACGAAGATGCAGCCAGCGCCCCTGATTCAAACACagagactttattgatcctcaCAGACGTTCCCCCAGAACCCTCAGAGAACCCTCAGAGAACCCTCAGAGAACCTTCACACTGACCACATGTCCAGAGCCGTGGAGTAGTCGGTGGAGCCCAGCAGGACGTCGGGGGGTCGGTACCACAGAGTCACCACCTCTGAAGAGAACGTCTGGCTGGGGATGGACTTGGACCGGGCCAGACCTGGACCGGGACCAGAACCAAGAccaagaccaggaccagaaccaggaccaggaccagaggGACAGATCCAGGTCAGAGGTTCAGAAGATTtatttacagaaacagaaaactacCAACATAAACTAAGTGGTGTTTTTATATCAAAAAAtacttcatgttttcattttctcatcAGCAGCAtgtgttatttttatctttctgtGATTGTCGGGTTAATTATAACACATTTAATCAGCTTCATATGGAGTAAATCAGTGTAAATGCAGAATTTATTCATCCGGAGgtgattttatttgttgccTTCCTGCAGTTTAAagatatttacaatgaaaacttTCATTTGTAAAAAGTTCACGCATCAGTTTTGGACTTTTTATTGAACGCCGGTCTCATCCACTTTGCTCTCACTAGAAACTCCTCCCACTTCCTGTTCCTCCTGCAGGCTGGATCACTCTACAAGGAGGAACTTCttcctggggcctgtttcacgaagcaggttgagtgaaaactctgagtttgttaaccctgaaatgactctaacctggtcaccagcaggcttatctgagaaaacctccagtttctctccgtctccgccctctttcagccacacgctgtttcatttcctcattcattcagtcagtaagcgagcgagttttggcgtagaacagcttttattaacgatccagtggataaaggagcagcattactgcacagatcattaaatattcgtcggtagattgttatcagaccgagcatacatttccggacaattatcggtttgagcggaaccgtttcgtaatcgtttaagtccataatctacataaacaacctaatccgtccttacatttacattaccaaccagtcatgctctcacatccagcagatattgtgtgttgcgctgcggttctttgcaaatggaagtttttatatgatgtcggagatgcagagtaagacaactgtatggaggacagtcagaaaagttttcctggacCTGAAAtgacttttaccatcattgtggttttcctggacacaaacctgtcagagcatcaaggaggagttccacaggattgcaggtgaatgatgtagagatcatGTGTACatcccctctgtctcagggttaagttacctcgcttcttgaaacggaaaactcttgagttttcctcatttcagggttaacaaactcagagttttcaatgaacctgcttcgtgaaacaggccccacgTCTGGACTCAGGTCgttgtgtttgtgggttcatGTATAAtaaatggtgctgtgatttctgatcatcaacagCTAATAAACTaatactgcatttctgataattTGGGGGAATGAGCAGACTTGGAGGAGGGCTGAACctggtttttattattattattgctgtttttgttgctatggtaacgGTGGCGCTCACCGAAGTCGGCCAGCTTGAGTTCTCCGAGGTAGCTGATCAGCAGGTTGTGGGGCTTCAGGTCTCGGTGGAGGATCCTCCGGCTGTGGATGTAGCAGAGACCCCGGAGCAGCTGGAACATGAAGATCTGCAGCAGAACACAGTCAGAGAGGCAGGAACCAGAGGAGAACGTCCTGGAGAAGAACGTCTCAGACCACCTACCCGGACGTTGTGGGAGTGTAGACCTCCAGGATGCTGCTGCAGGTACTGGGACAGGTCAGTCtgctgtaacacaacaacacaacaacaacaacaacaacaacacacaggtcACACAGAAACTCAGCAACCAGCATATCTACAGAGGAGAGATGTTAGAAACAATGGACCATGTCTGGATAAGAGAGTTCTAAACATGTTCTAAAGGGCTTCTAATGGGTTCTAAAGGGTTTCTAATGGGTTCTAATAGGGTTTCTAATGGGTTCTAAAGGGTTCTAAAGGGCTTCTAATGGGTTCTAATAGGGTTCTAATGGGTTCTAAAGGGTTTCTAATGGGCTCTAACAACATCTAATGGGTTCCAAAGGGTTGTATAGGGTTTCTAGTGGGGTCGTAATGGGGTTCTAAAGGGTTTTTAATGTGTTCTACAGGGTACTGACATGTTCTAACAGGTTAGTGGCTCCATGTCTGTtaaacttcaaaataagagtctCTCTTGGTAATGATGGTCAACAGAGGTTTTCTAGTTTGATGTTGTTGtggtttgttgttattgttttgttgttgctattatttgttgttgtttgcttttgtttgttgttgctatttgtcattgttgtttgttgtggtttgttgttgttggtattgtttgttgttgtttgttattgtttttgtggtttgttgttgtttgtttgttgttgtttgttgccattgttttgttgttgtttgttgttgtttgctgttatttgttgttgctatttttgttgttatttgttattgttgtttgttgtggtttgttgttattatttgttgttattgttttgttgttgttgttgtttgtttttctcaccaCATATTCAAAGACGAAGGTCAGCGTCTCTCTGGTGTGAACAATGTCATGCAGCAGGACGATGTTGGCGTGTTTCAGACGTTTGAGGAGAGAcgctgcacgcacacacacacacacacacacacacacacacacacacacacacacacacacacacacacacacacacacacacacacacacacacacacacacacacacacacacacaggtgttgGAGCAGACTGTGATGTCACTGCAGGTAAATGATCCCGCAGCGCTCTGATTGGTCACCTTCTCTGATGGCAGTAAAAGGAACTCCCTCCTCTGTCTTCATCCTGATCACCTTCAGAGCCACCAGCTGACCATTGATCCTCCACACAGGAAGTCACACAAGTTCACAATAAAAGTCACCACACATAAATGAATTTTAACGTCTGTGTTTAAATCAAGTATTAATAAATATACTGTTATTTATTAGGATATCAGTGTTGGTGATCAATAATCACAGTCACATACTTAATATACTTAAAGATATTAAAATGTTACTAATTAAAGGTGTAACATTAACATATTATTCCTAATTAAAGGTGCAACATTAACATATTACTACTAATTAAAGGTGTAACATTAACATCTTATTACTAATTAAAGGTGCAACTTTAACATATTACTACTAATTAAAGGTGTAACATTAAGATATTACTACTAATTAAAGGTGCAGCATTAGTCTGACCTGCTGATTCCTTTGTAAACAGAGGCGAACGCTCCTTCTCCCAGCTTCTCCAGGCTCAGGTAGGACTGAGCAGCGCCGAACTGCAGACCCGGTTTCTGAACAGAACACAGGTCAGGTCAGCTGACAGGCCACATGACGATGACCTCACGGATCATGTGACCTGTCAGCTGACCCAGGTGAAGACGTCCTGGCAACTGGCCGCCCTCAGAGGGTCGCTGTTGCTGCGTCCTCGCTGGACTCGGAGCCGCTGGACCTGCAGGGTGTGGAACCAGTGAGACCTGGACCCGGACGGGGATGACGGGGACTGGTCCAGTTGGGACACAGAGACAGGAATACCACCTTAAAACTCTGGAGCCATCTATTTCTGTTACTGTTTAAACATTCATAATAAAACCCTCAAAACATtcaaaccaccttaaaactttcGTACTATCTAAAGACTTCCATACCCCCTTAAACTGTTTAAACATTCATACCACCTTAAAACTTCAGTAGTATCCAAAGACTTCCACACCCCCTTTAACTGTTTATAAATTCATACCACCTTAAAACTTTAGTACGATCTGGAGACTTTAATATCACcttaaaatgctgaaatattcACACCACCTTAAAACTCTGGTACCAAGTCTTAACAAGTTCAACCTTCAAACCGCAAATACCACCTTAAGCTCCTTAAACTTTAAGCACTGccttaaaaaaatcatctgatGATCTGTGCATGAAATCAGGATGCACTGTAAAAATCAAGACAGATTTAAAAATCAAGTCAGCTGATACActataaaaagtaaaatcaggaaatatataaaaataaccAGGATACACTATAAAAAAAGAGGACACTGTATAAAAAGAggacactgtaaaaatgtaattcttagaaacacttaaaaaaatgaattctaGGGGGACACTGTAAAAAACTTAAATCAGGAATCACTGTAAAAAATCAGgatacaaactgtaaaaaaataaaattaggaaacacaaaaatgtaaccAAGGCACCTAACTTAATAAAagagtacactgtaaaaaaataatcttgGGTCCGccttaaaatataaaatctaggattgcactgtaaaaaaaattaaacctaAAACCTTGTACAAAATTCCAcatacacactgtaaaaaacaaacattagatacattgtaaaaactaaaatgtaaggACACACCGTAAACAAATTCAACCAGAAAACACTGTAGAAAATCAGGGGGCACTGTAAAGTATAAAACAGGAAACACTAAAACAATCTAATCAGgactcactgtaaaaaaaaaggatgctGTAAATAATGGAATTCTTGgatacactttaaaaaataactctGGCAGCACAttgtaaaaatttaaattaggAAACCctagaaataaatatataaccAGGACACATTATTCaaacaaagttggaaaaaaattcTTGGATACACTATAAAAGCTAAAATGTGGGGACACTGTCAAAAAATACAATCACCGAATACTGTAAAGCAATTAGAGGACACGCTGCAAAATATAAAAGtaggaaatgtttaaaaaagaaacaggatATACTACACTATAAAACCAAACATTTGGggacacactgcaaaaaaagatcaggaaacacaaaaaacaatcagatgCACCgtaaaaaattaaatcagggtaacactgtaaaaaatacaagcAGGAATTGCTAAAAAACGGACATCCTCTAAAACAtagaaaacactgtaaaaaatgaaaataaaaatataatgagGAAACCTTGTTAAAAAATGTTGGTAAAAACTTTCAACCTGTAAATAATTCCACCTTAACTTCGACAGCTGGTGGCTGGCTGGTGTCCAGCAGGGCGGCGCCTCCACATCTGGACCTTACCTGAGCAGCAGGGAGGGACGAGGAGCTGCAGCTCTTCCTGAACaacacctcctccaccttcacctcctcctcttcctcctcctcttcctcctcatcgcCACGGCAGCAGCTCAGCCACCGACACACGCCCTccatctcctttcttcttcttcttctttgctcaTTCTGGGTTCTTCCTCCAGTCTCATGTGTCTCACATGGTTCAGGACGAGCAAACAGAGTCCcatgacctcctcctcctcctcctcctcctcctcctcctcctcagacagAACATCTCTGTTCTCCACTGATGAAGGTCTGCTGTCCTCTTGTGGTCGCTGACTGTAACTGCAGCTCTTCATCCTCAGTAATCACATGAAAAGtctgtttgtttctgatttgacctcctcctcttcctcctcctccttctacCTATTAAATGTTTGACCTGAAAGTTGACTTTAAGATCAGGTCTAAATCCAGATGAAAACttttgacttaaagttacttttattcaaccagCGAACTGGCACAGGCTTCTCCTAAAAGATAATAAGACAATGTACAAGAGCCATCAttatggacaaaataatttctcagcttctatttacatttaaaattattcatattattattaaattattctGTCACAGTCTTTGGGAAAGCCAAGGTTCCATACCATTCCAAACAGTCCAAACTGTTCTAAAGCATCCTAATTACCCTGATTCATTGGGAACAGCTGTTTTAATAAAgtcaacagaagaaaaacagcagctgtctgCAGCTGGTCTGTGGACAGTCATGGCTAAGGTAAAGGAGCTCAGTGAGGACCTGAGGCTGAACATTGTGGCTGCTCACAAGTCAGGAAAGGACTACAAGACCATATCCAGATGTTTTAAAGTTCCAGTGGTTACAGTGCAAAGTATTATTAAAAGTACAAGGCGTTCCACACTGGAACATCTCAGAGGACGTGGTGGGAAGCCAGAAGTGACACCTGTGCTGACCAGGAGGACAGTGACAGAAGTGAAAAAGGATCCAAGGATCTCCATCAAGGCCATCCTGGGGAATGTGGGTCCTGCTGGTGGAAGCATCTccattaaacaaaaatgtaacagTTTGGCCACAATGATGTAGTCTTCATCTGGCAAAAGAAAGGAGAAACCTCAACCCTAAGAACACCATCCTCACTGTCCACCATGGTGGTAgaacatcatgctgtgggggtgTTTGTCAGCCAGCGGACCAGGGAACCTGACCACAGTAAACAGCAccatgaaaaagaagaaaacaacaacatccaACGGTCTGCAGAGAAACTTTGGACACCTGTGAGGGAGCTGATGAAGCATCCCCTCACTACGGTAAAGCTGCATGAACTGAAAGACTGATACAGGAAGTTACTTTGggttttgttatgttttattttgaaatccttCTAACTTCTCCCTCTGAGTTCTGTTTCCAGGGAGCGTGTTCATGAAGTGCACACTTGGAGATGCACCCAGGGGTGGCGCACC
This portion of the Acanthochromis polyacanthus isolate Apoly-LR-REF ecotype Palm Island chromosome 22, KAUST_Apoly_ChrSc, whole genome shotgun sequence genome encodes:
- the LOC127531890 gene encoding cyclin-dependent kinase 15-like: MFKQFKGVWKSLDSGIPVSVSQLDQSPSSPSGSRSHWFHTLQVQRLRVQRGRSNSDPLRAASCQDVFTWKPGLQFGAAQSYLSLEKLGEGAFASVYKGISRINGQLVALKVIRMKTEEGVPFTAIREASLLKRLKHANIVLLHDIVHTRETLTFVFEYVQTDLSQYLQQHPGGLHSHNVRIFMFQLLRGLCYIHSRRILHRDLKPHNLLISYLGELKLADFGLARSKSIPSQTFSSEVVTLWYRPPDVLLGSTDYSTALDMWGAGCIFVEMLQGAPAFPGTSDELEQLQKIWTVLGVPSEDSWPGVSQLPNYRPEWFLPSEPKQFRTVWKRLNQLPYKTENLVQSLLKVLPADRISAQDSLQHSYFSTLPPSIMHLRDTTSIFKVPGVHLETEVRDIFNPGRRIKPSLLPATKCW